In the Mesorhizobium loti genome, GCATCGGCTAATGAAAGCCCTATTGACTTATAACTTATAAGTAGTACTGTGGCGTTGTGAATGAGCAGTAGCGCGGACGGACCCTAAGGCGCATTCGCCGAAACGGTGACTTCCACGCATCAGCAAATCTCTCTGCTCCCAAGGCAGACCGCGGAGCCGGCGAAATCGCCGGCTCCCGGACCGGGAACACACGAAAAAATGGGGAATCACATGACCAAGAATCGCGCTTTCCACTCCATGCTCGCGGCGGCTTTCGTCACCGGCGTGGCCGTCCTGCCCAACGCCGCCCAGGCAAAGGATTGGTGGCCCTTCAAGATCAACGCGGCCAAGGACGGCGATCTGAAAAAAGTCGAGGCACTCGATTATGTGCCGCTGGAAAAGGCCGAGAAGCCCTGGAATCTCTGCGTTTTGTTTCCGCACCTCAAGGACAGCTACTGGGTCTCGGTCGACTACGGCATCGTGGAAGAAGCAAAGCGCCTGGGTGTCAAGGTGACGGTGCTGCAGGCCGGCGGCTATGACGCGCTGCCGAAGCAGCTGTCGCAATATGACGATTGCGTCGCTTCCGGCGCCCAGGGCATCCTCGTCGCCGCCATCTCGGAAGCCGGCCTGGCGGCCAAGTTGAAGGAGGGCGACGCCAAGGGTCTTGTCCAGATCGCCGTCGCCAATCCCATCCTGGAAACTCCGATCACCGCACGCATCACTCCCGATACCTACCAGAAGGGTTTTCAGGAGGGTGAGTACCTCAAGAAGTACCTCGGCGACAAAAAGACCACCGCGATCGGCCTGCCGGGTCCGCAGGGATCGGGTTGGGCGGAGAGCTATATGGCGGGGTTCCGCGACAGCACCAAAACCGGCAACATCAAGCTCGTGGCCGAGCTCTACGGTGAGCCCGGCGTTCCGCAAAGCCTGCGCATCGTCGAGGACGCTTTGCAGACCTATCCGGATCTCAATGTGATCTGGGGCGGGGCAGCGGCGGCGGAAGCGGCCGTCAGTGCCGTCGCTGACGCCGGCCGCGACGACGTCGTGATCATGTCGTCGTACGAGAACCAGACGATGCTGAAGCTGGTCAAGGAAGGCAAGGTGCTTGGCTTCGCCGCCGAGTATCCGGTCATGATGGGGCGCATCAGCGTCGACCTCGCGGTGCGGGCGTTGGAAAAGAAGGACTATGAAAAAGTTCTGCTGGTCGCGCCGGGTATCGTGACCAAGGACAACGTCGACAAGATCGACCCGACGCAGATTTTCGCGCCCGATGGGTGGAAACCCGAATTTTCGGTAAAATAGTCACGTTTTCGATGGGCGGTGAGCCTCAGCCTCGGCCGCCGCCCTTTTTGCTTCGATGTCGGGGTGTCAAGATGCTTGAACTTACGGGTATGACGAAGCGTTTCGGGGGTGTGGTCGCGCTTGATGGCGTCGATTTCACGCTGCTGAGCGGTGAAGTCCATGCCCTTCTTGGCGAAAACGGCGCCGGCAAGTCGACGCTAATCAATCTTATAGCGGGAACGTATGGCTGGACTGAAGGCTCGTGCCGTATCGACGGCGAAACTGTTCCCGCGCTCACCCCTCAGAAATCCCGCGATGCCGGGGTCGCGGCGGTGTTCCAGGAATTCAGTCTCGTCCCCGACCTCACGGTCGAGGAGAACCTGTTTCTCGGACGCGAATTGAAAGGAGGGCTTTTCCTGAGCCGACGCGCGATGCGCGCCCGCGCTGAGGAACGCTTCCGCGAAATTGGCTTTCACGTAGAGCTGGACAGCAAGATCGAAACGCTGACCCGAGCGCAAAAGCAGATGGTGGAGATTGCCAAGGGCATGCTTTCTGATGCTAAGGTACTCATCCTCGACGAGCCGACCGCGTCGCTTACCGATGGTGAAGCGGAAAAACTGTTCGCCGCCATCGCAGGCCTTAAGGCGCGGGGCGTCGGTATCATCTATGTGTCGCACCGCATGGCGGAGATCCGTCGGCTCGCGGACCGTGTTACGGTCTTGCGAGGAGGGCGTAAGATCGACACCGTGGCCATCGCCGCAGCATCCGACGCGACGCTGATCGAGATGATGGTGGGCCAGCCGGTCGAACGACTGTATCCGTCGATTAGCCAGCGCCCCGCCGATGTCGTGCTGGCGACCAGGGGGATAGGTGTCTCCGGCACCGTATCCAATGCCTCCATCACGGTCAGGGCTGGAGAAATCGTCGGCCTGGCAGGCTTGGTTGGCTGCGGCCGCAGCGAACTTTGCCGAGCCGTGTTCGGCCTGGAGCGTGTGACGTCCGGTGAGATCGAACTCCATGGCGCGGTGGTTCGAGCGCCAGCCCCGCACAGCATGTTGCGTGCCGGACTTTGTTACTATCCAGCGGATCGCGGCGCCGAGGGACTGGCCCTCAGCCGCCCGGGCCGCGAGAATGTGACCATGGCCGCGCTCGATGATCCGAGACTGTCCCACGGCGGACTGCTCAAGTCGTGGCGCGAGCGCCGGGCGATAGCCGCGCCGTTGAAGACACTGGGGCTGCGACCGATGGCGCCCGAACGCGCGGCGTCGTCCTTTTCGGGAGGAAACCAGCAGAAACTCGTGCTGGCTCGCGGTCTGATGCGCCCGGTCTCGGTCCATATTTT is a window encoding:
- a CDS encoding TMAO reductase system periplasmic protein TorT → MTKNRAFHSMLAAAFVTGVAVLPNAAQAKDWWPFKINAAKDGDLKKVEALDYVPLEKAEKPWNLCVLFPHLKDSYWVSVDYGIVEEAKRLGVKVTVLQAGGYDALPKQLSQYDDCVASGAQGILVAAISEAGLAAKLKEGDAKGLVQIAVANPILETPITARITPDTYQKGFQEGEYLKKYLGDKKTTAIGLPGPQGSGWAESYMAGFRDSTKTGNIKLVAELYGEPGVPQSLRIVEDALQTYPDLNVIWGGAAAAEAAVSAVADAGRDDVVIMSSYENQTMLKLVKEGKVLGFAAEYPVMMGRISVDLAVRALEKKDYEKVLLVAPGIVTKDNVDKIDPTQIFAPDGWKPEFSVK
- a CDS encoding Ribose import ATP-binding protein RbsA 1; the encoded protein is MLELTGMTKRFGGVVALDGVDFTLLSGEVHALLGENGAGKSTLINLIAGTYGWTEGSCRIDGETVPALTPQKSRDAGVAAVFQEFSLVPDLTVEENLFLGRELKGGLFLSRRAMRARAEERFREIGFHVELDSKIETLTRAQKQMVEIAKGMLSDAKVLILDEPTASLTDGEAEKLFAAIAGLKARGVGIIYVSHRMAEIRRLADRVTVLRGGRKIDTVAIAAASDATLIEMMVGQPVERLYPSISQRPADVVLATRGIGVSGTVSNASITVRAGEIVGLAGLVGCGRSELCRAVFGLERVTSGEIELHGAVVRAPAPHSMLRAGLCYYPADRGAEGLALSRPGRENVTMAALDDPRLSHGGLLKSWRERRAIAAPLKTLGLRPMAPERAASSFSGGNQQKLVLARGLMRPVSVHIFDEPTVGIDVGAKSEVYRLMKSLVENGAAILLSSSELPELVHLANRVYVMREGRIVAELKADGITEATVLRHYFDAETGTTEAA